Genomic DNA from Effusibacillus pohliae DSM 22757:
GGCTGGCGGCCGAATTGAAAGCGAAGGGATATGATGTTTTTGTGAAAAAACTTAATGAATTGGAAATAGTACGCTTCCCCGGACTTAGCCGGGGATTTTTTTGTAAACAAAAACCCGGTATACCGGGTTACTTCTGCATCGTCTCTATGATTTTCTGCACCTTCTCTTTGGTTTCGGGCCGTTTCTCTGCATACTCTATAAACGCCTCTTCAAGCAGCTCTGCTTGCGCTTTTTCAGCTACAAAGGCCCATGTACGAAGGAACTCCAAAAACTCATCCGAAAACCGAAAGGACGTTGGCTTTGCCACGTCTGTCACCTCCTGATGGCCCGACCAAGAGCAATCAGAGAAATCGCTAAAGCAACTATACTAATGACCAGCGTGAGAGTTTCCATGGCTGTCGCCTCCTCAATTTGACATTAGGCGAATAGAGAGGGTATGATACACATAAGATGGAGTGTAGGGGAGGGCTTTCGCCCTCGCGCCTACAGTGAGGTGAGACTCTGGCCGTGGCACCGGCTCAGGGTCTCTTGCTTTTCCGGAAGTTGATCAACGCTGTAATCAGGTTGATCACTGCCGTAATCAGCAAGATCCACTCCATCCTACTCACCTCCTTTCGTTTGGAGGTGGAGGGTATCACACCCTCTAGGAGTAATATACCATGATTCTGTAGTATCTGCAATACATAGCTACAAAATTTTCTCTTAGCGTTGCCTTTATGGGCAGCGCTTTTTTCGTGGCAAAGACGGGGCTTTTTTGTTTGGCGGATTCGGTCTGTGATTGAAAAATGGGGCCCTTGTGAGCGACGACAGCCTTCTGCCTGCGGGGCAGAATGATTTTATTTCCCTTTACGAGATGAATAGAATAAGATGATTTACTTGACAAAATAAGATTTAAATGGAAAAATGATTGCAGGGGAGTATTGTAAAGTGAGGTGCTGTGTAAAATGGAAAATAAACGTGTTTACGACATTCTGAATCGAAACTTTCCGATTTCAATCAGATCGCATTTTGTTCCAGCTATTACAAGGGCTTATGAAAAAACGCTACAACTATTCAAACAGAATGAATGGTTGAACTGGGTCGTTGGGAAAGACATAATTTCGGTAGTTCGAAGAATTGCTGTAGAATACGAACTGATGCGTACGATGGATCTTCTGAATGTTACATATCGTATTTCTCCCAATGCTATTGACAACTGCAGGCATTTGGAGGTAATAACAAAAGAGTGCATTTTAACTGTCAGTCAAGTACGTAGGAAAGATCAAGTTCCGCGGAAAGCTGAATACCGTACGAATCTGAGTGTCAGCAATCAGTTTTCTTTACCACTATTTGATGATGAACCAACTTTACCCGAGTCGCCCTATTACGTACTGTTAACACACGGATTTGCAGGACATGCCCCTTCATTCGTGATGTTGGGGTTACCAAAACCATACGTAAGCGGCTGGGTTGGGCAGCAAATCGACCTGCTTAAAGAGCCGCATCGAACTACATCTTCGCAAGATCAAGAAGATGCAGATACACAACTGGTGGGACTTAAACAGCACATCATTGAGCGACTAAAAGGAGTGTCTCTGCATGAAAGCACGGAATAGTGCGTCTTCCAAACTTTCGGCTCCGATTCCGGAAAGGTTAAAAGAAGCAAGATTAGCTAGGGGTTATTCAATTTCGGAGTTGGCAGAACTAATTGGTGTATCCAGGCAGGCTGTCTCTCAATTTGAACTCGGACATGCAAAACCGAGCGGAACCACTATGGCCTCTCTGGTTCAAGTTTTGAATTTTCCGTTGTCTTTTTTTTCGAAACCATTGAATCCGAATTCGCCGTCAAGCGTTACATTCTTTCGAAGCTTAAAATCTGCTGCT
This window encodes:
- a CDS encoding N-acetylmuramoyl-L-alanine amidase; the protein is MIHDEVAQYFKAHGMPDRGMKQADLAVCRETVMPACLLECGFIDSADANQLKDTGFLNGLAEAIVRGVCKAHNVAYVAPAPAQPPQTSSGFWTVQVGAFRDRGNADRLAAELKAKGYDVFVKKLNELEIVRFPGLSRGFFCKQKPGIPGYFCIVSMIFCTFSLVSGRFSAYSINASSSSSACAFSATKAHVRRNSKNSSENRKDVGFATSVTS